In a single window of the Melioribacteraceae bacterium genome:
- a CDS encoding outer membrane protein transport protein, translating to MKKLIIIMMVCLFSITSVNKLTAQNYNDAYRLSETQIITNAKSLGTGNAFTAMSNGFNGALFNPAGFALVKKSEMTFSLNYDQLGNDIEFFNSTNKVSDNRTDINQIGIVLPFNTRRGSFAINFGYTKLADYSKRMNFEAFNPNSNSMIQDLTSFNDDIAFNLVLSYPVYNGNDYLYDETKINGKLNQRGNIKQSGELTGWTMGFGIEIAPDLFFGGNLNIIRGSFERNRNYWEEDTQNIYGSTLVLDPLEPRSADFQSFYFNDLIKWDIDSKEWKFGLLAKMNPNLNVGLTVKLPQTYLITEDYNVNAESKFGTGATFYQEPIENRVKYKIRLPYEFRAGASSSFENFTINADVQLIDHAKIEFTEGFNNSNLNSKNEGIEDNLESVVNLYAGLEYKMPGTKTALRIGGMYLPSAYIDDGSEFAKKIITIGVGHKLNNSIEVDAAYAYGWWKDVGDNYSSNLSRTFQSLAKNYFTASLKYLF from the coding sequence ATGAAAAAATTAATAATTATAATGATGGTTTGTTTGTTCTCAATTACGAGTGTAAATAAATTGACCGCTCAAAATTATAATGACGCTTACAGACTATCGGAAACTCAGATTATTACAAATGCAAAATCGCTCGGTACCGGGAATGCCTTTACTGCTATGAGCAATGGGTTTAATGGCGCGCTTTTTAACCCAGCTGGATTCGCATTAGTGAAGAAATCGGAAATGACATTCTCACTAAATTATGATCAATTGGGAAACGATATTGAATTCTTTAACAGCACTAATAAGGTCTCCGATAATAGAACTGATATTAACCAAATTGGTATAGTTCTTCCTTTTAATACAAGAAGAGGAAGTTTTGCAATTAATTTTGGCTATACAAAATTAGCTGATTATTCAAAGAGAATGAACTTTGAGGCATTTAACCCTAATTCCAATTCTATGATTCAAGATCTAACTAGCTTCAATGATGATATCGCATTTAATCTTGTACTAAGTTATCCGGTTTATAATGGTAATGATTATTTATATGACGAAACAAAAATTAACGGTAAATTAAATCAGCGGGGTAATATTAAACAGTCGGGTGAGTTAACTGGATGGACAATGGGTTTCGGAATTGAAATAGCTCCCGACCTTTTCTTTGGTGGAAATCTTAATATTATTAGAGGAAGTTTTGAGAGAAACCGAAATTATTGGGAAGAGGATACGCAAAATATCTATGGATCAACTCTCGTGCTTGATCCACTTGAACCGAGATCTGCCGATTTTCAATCATTTTATTTTAATGATTTGATTAAATGGGATATTGATAGTAAGGAATGGAAATTTGGATTATTGGCAAAAATGAACCCAAATCTGAATGTGGGATTAACAGTAAAATTGCCTCAAACCTATTTAATAACAGAAGATTATAATGTTAATGCAGAAAGTAAATTTGGAACGGGCGCCACTTTTTATCAAGAACCAATTGAAAATCGTGTGAAGTATAAAATTAGACTTCCTTACGAATTTCGAGCAGGCGCAAGTTCATCTTTTGAAAATTTTACAATAAATGCTGATGTGCAATTAATCGATCACGCAAAAATTGAATTTACGGAGGGCTTTAACAATTCCAATTTGAACAGTAAAAATGAGGGTATCGAGGACAATTTAGAAAGTGTAGTTAATTTATATGCCGGGTTAGAATATAAAATGCCCGGTACAAAAACAGCTTTGCGCATTGGAGGCATGTATTTGCCTTCGGCCTACATAGATGACGGTTCTGAGTTTGCAAAAAAAATAATTACGATAGGTGTCGGTCATAAATTAAACAACTCTATTGAAGTTGATGCTGCTTATGCTTACGGGTGGTGGAAAGATGTGGGAGATAATTACAGCTCTAATCTTTCAAGAACGTTTCAGAGCTTGGCGAAAAATTATTTTACCGCTTCCCTTAAATATCTCTTTTAG
- a CDS encoding HAD family hydrolase has translation MIEGVIFDIDGTLTATNELIFASFNHVAKKYLGKKLTDGEIIALFGPTEDVILKEWMKDNYDDARKDYYDFYSAMHHQMADAYPGILEILKLVKSRNIPLSIYTGKGRLSSEITLEKIGAIDLFDMIVTGDDVENHKPSPEGIEVFVNKYNLNKSNVIMIGDAPADVIAAHSAGVKVASVVWDSYAKEKVMSMGADFIFESVNELREFLNKNMVKTG, from the coding sequence ATGATTGAAGGCGTTATTTTTGATATTGATGGAACATTAACAGCAACTAACGAATTAATTTTTGCGTCATTTAACCATGTAGCAAAAAAATATCTAGGGAAAAAATTAACTGATGGGGAGATAATTGCTTTATTCGGACCTACAGAGGATGTAATATTAAAGGAGTGGATGAAAGACAATTACGACGATGCACGAAAAGACTATTATGATTTTTATTCTGCAATGCATCATCAAATGGCTGATGCTTATCCTGGAATTTTAGAAATCTTGAAACTAGTGAAATCACGGAATATCCCCTTATCAATTTATACAGGGAAAGGAAGATTATCCTCTGAAATTACTTTAGAGAAAATAGGCGCTATAGATCTGTTCGATATGATTGTAACTGGGGATGATGTAGAGAATCACAAACCATCACCCGAAGGGATAGAGGTTTTTGTGAACAAATATAATCTGAATAAATCCAATGTGATTATGATTGGCGACGCTCCGGCAGATGTAATTGCAGCTCATTCCGCGGGAGTAAAAGTAGCTTCTGTTGTTTGGGATAGTTATGCTAAAGAAAAAGTAATGAGTATGGGAGCTGATTTTATTTTTGAATCGGTTAATGAATTGAGAGAATTTTTAAATAAAAATATGGTTAAAACAGGATAG
- a CDS encoding DUF4292 domain-containing protein, whose product MIKKYLLLVIAGLFIYGCVPTKEISDERSISADRLLKRVEANRRKVKTFLGIGTLDIKSSEINAKSNFEVKIVRPDSVTISLFGPFGIDLARINVNNKDFVFLDVINNRVYKGKVGPGVIKQVLKIDIQFDELINLLTGSVNLSDKLSFQPEAKLLNENNYSVEINDDQNNTNFIYTINSANLAISEFKIIDDSKSLFSAEYSDILRYDDVPVARSIKVNDIRGNQKINVMYRKVEINKNVGSLKIEIPEDAEITNW is encoded by the coding sequence GTGATTAAAAAATATTTATTACTGGTGATTGCCGGATTATTTATTTATGGATGTGTGCCAACTAAAGAAATTTCTGATGAAAGATCTATCTCGGCAGATCGACTTTTAAAAAGAGTTGAAGCCAACAGAAGAAAAGTAAAAACTTTTTTGGGTATTGGTACTTTGGATATTAAGAGTAGCGAAATTAATGCTAAAAGTAATTTTGAAGTTAAAATTGTTCGTCCAGATTCTGTCACGATTTCATTATTTGGACCATTTGGAATTGATCTCGCAAGAATTAATGTAAACAATAAAGACTTTGTTTTTCTCGATGTGATAAATAACAGAGTTTATAAAGGAAAGGTTGGTCCGGGAGTTATAAAGCAAGTATTGAAAATTGATATTCAATTCGATGAATTAATTAATTTATTAACCGGCTCCGTTAATCTATCAGATAAATTGTCGTTTCAGCCGGAGGCTAAATTATTAAATGAGAATAATTATTCAGTGGAAATAAACGATGACCAAAACAATACAAATTTTATATATACAATAAATTCTGCGAATCTGGCAATTTCAGAATTTAAGATAATTGATGATAGTAAATCACTTTTTTCTGCTGAATATTCAGACATATTGCGATATGATGATGTACCTGTAGCAAGGTCAATTAAAGTAAATGATATCAGAGGTAATCAAAAAATTAATGTTATGTATAGAAAAGTAGAAATAAATAAGAATGTCGGTTCGTTAAAAATAGAGATACCGGAAGATGCCGAAATTACAAACTGGTAA
- the rsgA gene encoding ribosome small subunit-dependent GTPase A: MLFYFKGGCIKGRIYKIESKDYYVSDAVDSLIRCSLRGRFQKEFALKKDKLYKVDLAAVGDYVEFEFNKDGTGVIEEIYPRKNHVSRKAPKIKGASTRGERLEQIIASNLDLLVVTSSVKNPKFNPKVIDRLIVTGESSNLDVAIVINKIDLGLAEDIIELADIYKEIGYKLIFTSKVNGEGIESLKELLNNKTSLIWGQSGVGKSSLLNILYPHLSLRTGDISYSTSKGIHTTVTSVVLPIDENTFVIDTPGIREIDPYGIREEDLGHYFKEFSEYINNCKFNTCTHNHEPGCAIVEAVQNGEIAIERYESYLAILQTIEEDMNF, from the coding sequence GTGCTTTTTTATTTTAAAGGAGGATGCATTAAAGGTAGAATTTATAAAATTGAGAGCAAAGATTATTATGTTTCCGATGCAGTTGACAGTCTAATAAGATGCTCTCTTCGTGGTAGATTTCAGAAAGAATTTGCTTTAAAAAAAGATAAACTTTATAAAGTTGATTTAGCTGCTGTGGGTGATTATGTTGAATTTGAATTCAACAAGGATGGTACCGGTGTAATCGAAGAAATTTACCCGAGAAAAAATCATGTTTCAAGAAAAGCTCCAAAAATTAAAGGGGCTAGTACACGCGGAGAAAGATTAGAACAAATTATTGCCTCCAACTTAGATTTATTGGTTGTTACTTCAAGCGTTAAAAATCCTAAATTCAACCCAAAGGTGATCGACCGATTAATTGTAACCGGTGAAAGCTCCAATCTAGATGTAGCAATAGTAATCAACAAAATAGATCTCGGTTTAGCCGAAGATATAATTGAATTGGCAGATATTTATAAAGAAATTGGTTATAAATTAATATTCACGAGCAAGGTAAATGGAGAAGGAATTGAATCCCTTAAAGAATTATTGAATAATAAAACAAGTTTAATTTGGGGGCAATCGGGAGTAGGCAAATCATCACTGTTAAATATTCTTTATCCTCATTTATCACTTCGAACGGGGGATATAAGTTACTCAACATCAAAAGGAATACATACAACAGTAACAAGTGTAGTCCTTCCAATAGATGAAAATACATTTGTAATCGATACTCCCGGCATTAGAGAGATTGATCCTTATGGAATAAGAGAAGAGGATTTGGGGCACTACTTTAAAGAATTCTCTGAATACATTAATAACTGTAAATTTAATACATGTACTCATAATCATGAACCGGGCTGCGCTATTGTTGAAGCTGTACAAAATGGAGAAATAGCAATTGAAAGGTATGAAAGTTATCTGGCAATTCTTCAAACTATCGAAGAGGATATGAACTTTTAA
- a CDS encoding tetratricopeptide repeat protein encodes MKYFSILLLMLIAACSGSRNLSDQSTQNSLSADKKQLALEKFIDGSIAETKGNINQAIEYYSQSVLLDPQPGIYYALAKNYWRINKLSNALVNIRLAVAEDSLNINYLTMLANIYSASNLNELSIATYKKIISVDSLNVPAYYGLAQLYEGSRPSEAIDLYKRVIDIIGPEWSVVVKLIDINERQGNLKESVSFIEKLLELNPSDLQLQKVLIDALIKTDQFEKAISKTDQALTSFPNDAGLIELKGNALINMGKIAEASTYYMHLIKLDEITHENKIRIASAFYAQSIKDSSAVKIAKDFFETLDKDTTDWQIKASLGEIAVNEKDIDKAVKYFNESVKLAQWNLQLIVRFGGLLFDNQKYSEAAEFLKEEVIKFPNDFMINLIYGLSLSQLGTHIEAKPVLELCVKLNPNDITSLTSLGFTLNQLKLEDEALVHLNKALILDPENLQVISIIALIEEGKKNYAVSDSLYLKALAIDPENILILNNYAYSLSERDSNLEQALEWSKKTVEQEPENASYLDTLGWIYYKLSDYKNAKVYLEKAVAIESDNPTLLDHLGDTYFRLGDKNTAIQHWENAFKLDSTKDEIKQKIEKGGL; translated from the coding sequence ATGAAATACTTTTCAATTTTGTTATTGATGTTAATAGCAGCATGTTCTGGTTCCCGAAATCTATCGGATCAATCAACCCAAAATTCATTATCCGCAGATAAAAAACAGTTAGCATTAGAAAAATTTATAGATGGTTCGATTGCCGAAACTAAAGGGAATATAAATCAAGCAATTGAGTACTACAGCCAATCGGTTCTATTAGACCCCCAACCTGGAATTTATTATGCTTTAGCAAAAAATTATTGGAGAATAAATAAATTATCTAATGCATTAGTAAATATTAGATTGGCGGTGGCTGAAGACTCATTGAATATTAATTATCTAACAATGCTCGCAAATATTTATAGCGCCTCAAATTTAAATGAACTCTCAATAGCAACATATAAGAAAATTATATCAGTCGATTCATTGAATGTACCCGCCTATTATGGCTTAGCGCAACTTTACGAAGGTTCACGCCCTTCCGAAGCAATTGACCTTTATAAACGGGTGATTGATATTATCGGGCCAGAGTGGAGTGTTGTTGTAAAATTAATTGATATTAATGAAAGACAGGGAAACTTGAAGGAGAGTGTTTCGTTTATTGAGAAATTATTAGAATTGAATCCTTCCGATTTACAGCTTCAAAAAGTATTGATCGACGCATTAATAAAAACTGATCAATTTGAAAAAGCAATTAGTAAGACAGATCAAGCTTTAACATCATTCCCGAATGATGCCGGTTTGATTGAACTAAAAGGAAATGCACTGATAAATATGGGCAAAATTGCTGAGGCGTCTACTTACTACATGCATTTAATTAAGCTGGATGAAATTACTCATGAAAATAAAATTAGAATTGCTTCTGCTTTCTATGCTCAGTCAATTAAAGATTCATCCGCTGTGAAAATCGCAAAAGACTTTTTTGAAACTCTCGATAAAGATACAACCGATTGGCAGATCAAAGCTTCACTAGGTGAGATAGCTGTAAATGAAAAAGATATAGATAAAGCGGTAAAATATTTCAACGAGTCAGTTAAACTTGCTCAGTGGAATCTCCAATTAATTGTGCGGTTTGGGGGACTTCTCTTCGATAATCAAAAATATAGTGAGGCGGCAGAATTTCTAAAAGAGGAAGTAATTAAATTCCCAAATGATTTTATGATAAATCTTATCTATGGTCTCTCCCTCTCACAACTTGGAACCCATATTGAGGCTAAGCCGGTGCTTGAATTATGCGTTAAACTCAACCCGAATGATATTACTTCACTAACTTCGCTCGGTTTTACACTCAATCAATTAAAATTGGAAGATGAAGCGCTGGTTCATTTAAATAAAGCATTAATTCTTGACCCGGAAAATTTGCAGGTGATAAGTATTATAGCACTAATTGAAGAAGGAAAAAAGAATTATGCTGTTTCTGATTCGCTATATTTAAAAGCGCTGGCAATTGATCCCGAGAATATTTTGATATTAAATAATTATGCCTATTCTCTATCTGAAAGAGATTCCAATTTGGAGCAGGCACTTGAATGGTCTAAGAAAACAGTGGAGCAAGAACCTGAGAATGCGTCATATCTTGATACGTTAGGTTGGATCTATTATAAATTGAGTGATTATAAAAATGCAAAAGTTTACCTTGAAAAAGCGGTTGCAATTGAAAGCGATAACCCAACTTTATTGGATCATTTAGGAGATACTTATTTTAGACTGGGAGATAAGAACACAGCAATTCAACATTGGGAAAATGCATTTAAATTAGATTCTACTAAAGATGAAATAAAACAGAAAATTGAAAAAGGTGGATTGTGA
- a CDS encoding peptidoglycan DD-metalloendopeptidase family protein, producing MPKLQTGKILILLLLLVSHSIPQKQDSIKNRNLELQKIKKEITTLEKELKSKTQKERESITAIENISKQNLLLNKVITGLIAEERSKENELFVIQSELRKVENRISTLQSKYARYIVWLYKNSSLSMLRFLLDAESFNQSFKRYQYLKFISRENEKTVTKLRSSSNELHSLRIQLEFERSEKERFVRQKISEQARLTQKESERKRLLSVLRKDQKAILEEIASKRKAEIVIKSIITKLIEYERDRKNRVREQKASQKNFTQEFDYNSFQNFVQLKGNLGWPVKSGSVYRAFGENKNEKLKTVTLNYGIDIQVVGDQNVVAIAEGIVSAIDWIPGYGSIVIITHRDEHRTVYGHVANIMVKEGDRVTAGTVIGKVNESLEGNILHFEIWSERNYQNPIIWLAKK from the coding sequence ATGCCGAAATTACAAACTGGTAAAATTTTAATTCTGCTATTGTTGCTTGTTTCACACTCTATCCCTCAAAAACAAGATTCAATAAAGAATAGAAATCTTGAGCTGCAAAAAATAAAAAAAGAAATTACTACTCTTGAAAAAGAGCTGAAATCAAAAACGCAGAAAGAAAGAGAATCTATAACAGCGATAGAAAATATCAGCAAACAAAATCTACTACTCAATAAAGTTATTACAGGATTAATTGCTGAGGAACGATCAAAAGAAAACGAACTATTTGTTATTCAATCAGAATTACGAAAGGTTGAGAATAGAATTTCAACTCTACAAAGTAAATATGCTAGATATATTGTTTGGCTTTATAAAAACAGCAGTTTATCGATGTTAAGATTTTTGCTTGACGCTGAGTCATTCAACCAATCTTTTAAAAGGTACCAATATCTAAAATTTATCTCGCGCGAAAATGAAAAAACCGTAACTAAACTTCGTAGCAGTAGTAATGAGCTTCACTCGTTAAGAATTCAGCTGGAATTTGAGAGAAGTGAAAAGGAACGATTTGTCCGTCAGAAAATTTCTGAGCAGGCAAGATTAACACAAAAAGAATCGGAGCGAAAACGGCTTTTATCGGTTCTTCGCAAAGATCAAAAAGCAATTCTCGAAGAAATTGCATCAAAAAGAAAAGCTGAAATTGTGATTAAGTCGATCATCACAAAATTAATTGAATATGAGCGGGATAGAAAAAACAGAGTACGTGAACAGAAAGCTTCTCAAAAAAACTTTACCCAAGAATTTGACTACAATTCATTTCAAAATTTTGTTCAGTTAAAAGGTAACCTGGGCTGGCCTGTGAAATCCGGTTCTGTGTATCGCGCCTTTGGCGAAAATAAAAATGAAAAACTTAAAACTGTTACCCTTAATTATGGAATTGATATTCAAGTTGTTGGTGATCAAAATGTAGTTGCAATAGCCGAAGGTATTGTTTCGGCTATCGATTGGATACCTGGATATGGCAGCATTGTGATTATTACTCATAGAGATGAACATAGAACTGTATACGGACATGTAGCTAATATAATGGTTAAAGAAGGGGACAGAGTAACTGCCGGTACTGTAATTGGTAAAGTGAACGAAAGTCTTGAAGGGAATATTCTGCATTTTGAAATTTGGAGTGAAAGGAATTATCAAAATCCAATTATCTGGTTAGCAAAAAAATAA